The proteins below are encoded in one region of Flammeovirga kamogawensis:
- the aqpZ gene encoding aquaporin Z: MQKKLMAEFLGTAWLVIGGCGSAIFAAGIPSVGIGFYGVALAFGLTVLTMAYAIGHISGCHLNPAVSFGLWAGGRFSGKELLPYIISQVLGAIVGAGILYTIFTGKNPDIGGFAANGYGEHSPEGYPMISGFITEFVMTFMFLIIILGATHSKAPKYLAGVAIGLGLTLIHLVSIPITNTSVNPARSTSQALFVGGWAIQQLWLFWVAPILGAIAAGFTYKFLSPEEE, from the coding sequence ATGCAAAAAAAATTAATGGCCGAGTTTCTCGGAACTGCTTGGTTAGTTATTGGAGGCTGTGGTAGTGCAATATTTGCCGCAGGTATTCCAAGTGTAGGTATTGGCTTTTATGGAGTCGCGTTAGCCTTTGGTCTAACAGTATTAACAATGGCATATGCTATTGGTCACATTTCGGGTTGTCACTTAAACCCTGCAGTTTCTTTTGGTTTATGGGCCGGAGGACGTTTTTCTGGTAAAGAGCTTTTGCCGTATATTATTTCACAAGTATTAGGTGCAATTGTAGGTGCTGGAATTCTATACACAATTTTTACAGGTAAAAATCCAGATATTGGAGGTTTTGCAGCAAATGGTTATGGCGAACATTCTCCAGAGGGATATCCTATGATATCTGGTTTTATTACAGAATTTGTAATGACTTTCATGTTCTTAATAATAATTTTAGGAGCTACACATTCTAAGGCACCAAAATACCTTGCAGGTGTTGCAATTGGGTTAGGACTTACACTTATCCATTTAGTTAGTATACCAATTACTAATACATCTGTAAACCCTGCAAGAAGTACATCTCAGGCTTTATTTGTAGGTGGTTGGGCAATACAACAGTTATGGTTATTCTGGGTAGCACCAATTTTAGGTGCAATAGCAGCAGGATTTACATATAAGTTTTTATCTCCAGAAGAAGAATAA
- a CDS encoding sialate O-acetylesterase, with protein sequence MNKFLTIVFMLFWALNAHALSISNLYGSGMVMQQNASVTLWGWGHPGEKISVKTSWGEQTTTVVGANSNWKTIIKTQEGGFNPESVTVTGSKSKIVLKDILIGEVWLAAGQDNITATFKDSVNLSNPIFQKEEYKKGLRFFTVDKRPSMFSHEDIKGQWTGTSESNLLETSILAYYFAFQIKGFTQIPVGVVIQDWGHEPIDSWHTETAMDEELAMVNKLEEIKNQPFTPHHEDIAHHAMMYQFRNYKIAGVLWSHGKHEIIKKNDYKDSMLKLIKNMRNQFGEVPFYYVQIAPYKYGNITAGAKIRDQQREILSIKKTAMVVTSDISHHNDFNPQNKDDIGVRLANIALKRIYKKINDEVVESPNMMFIQRKGRTLYVHFSNSKGLHFAKGDRGNFEVCSEDGIYHPVPALIHKNIVELDLKGIKKPQFVRFGWNSKARPFLENEVGLPASCFSKQKIIEGDTFF encoded by the coding sequence ATGAATAAATTTTTAACTATTGTTTTTATGCTATTTTGGGCATTAAATGCTCATGCATTATCTATAAGTAATCTTTATGGATCTGGTATGGTAATGCAACAAAATGCTAGTGTTACTCTTTGGGGTTGGGGACACCCTGGAGAAAAAATATCTGTAAAGACTTCATGGGGAGAACAAACGACTACAGTTGTAGGAGCAAATTCTAATTGGAAAACTATAATTAAGACGCAAGAAGGAGGTTTTAACCCAGAGTCGGTAACAGTTACTGGAAGTAAATCAAAGATTGTTTTAAAAGATATATTAATTGGCGAAGTATGGCTTGCTGCTGGGCAAGATAATATAACGGCTACTTTTAAGGATAGTGTAAATTTATCGAATCCAATTTTTCAGAAAGAAGAATATAAAAAAGGACTTCGTTTTTTTACAGTCGATAAGAGACCATCAATGTTTTCTCATGAAGATATTAAAGGGCAATGGACAGGTACATCTGAGTCTAATCTTTTAGAAACGAGTATTTTAGCGTATTACTTTGCTTTTCAAATTAAAGGGTTTACTCAAATTCCTGTAGGAGTAGTTATTCAGGATTGGGGACATGAACCCATAGATAGTTGGCATACAGAAACTGCTATGGATGAGGAACTTGCGATGGTAAATAAGCTCGAAGAGATCAAAAATCAGCCATTTACACCTCATCACGAAGATATTGCTCATCATGCAATGATGTATCAATTTAGAAACTATAAAATTGCCGGTGTTCTATGGTCGCATGGTAAACATGAAATAATTAAGAAGAACGATTATAAAGATAGCATGCTTAAGCTGATTAAAAATATGAGAAATCAGTTTGGAGAAGTACCTTTTTACTATGTTCAAATAGCACCTTATAAATATGGAAACATTACAGCAGGAGCAAAAATAAGAGACCAGCAAAGAGAAATTTTGAGTATCAAAAAGACGGCAATGGTGGTAACAAGTGATATTTCGCACCATAACGATTTTAACCCTCAGAATAAAGATGACATTGGCGTTAGACTAGCCAATATAGCTTTAAAACGTATTTATAAGAAAATTAACGATGAAGTTGTAGAGTCTCCTAACATGATGTTTATACAAAGAAAAGGACGCACACTTTATGTACATTTTTCTAATAGTAAAGGACTTCATTTTGCTAAAGGAGATAGAGGAAATTTTGAAGTTTGTTCTGAAGATGGTATTTACCATCCTGTACCAGCTTTAATTCATAAAAATATTGTAGAGTTAGATCTTAAAGGCATCAAAAAGCCTCAATTTGTTCGTTTTGGATGGAATAGTAAAGCGAGACCATTTTTAGAAAATGAGGTTGGTTTACCAGCTTCTTGCTTTTCAAAACAAAAAATTATTGAAGGTGATACGTTCTTTTAA